One Heyndrickxia oleronia genomic window, GATTTGATTAGATGACTTTTTTGTATTAATTATGGTGTTTCGGTTCCGCTACCTGGATCTGGATTTTCTTGATTACCTCCTCCATTGTCATTGCCGCTGCCATTTCCATTACCAGGACCATTCCCATTACCAGGACCATTACCATCGCCAGGACCATTACCATTCCCATTACCAGGTCCGTTTTCGTTACCAGAACCATTATCATTCCCATTACCAGGACCATTTCCATTATCAGAACCGTTATGTTCCCCATTGTCTTGATCTTGGTCACCATTATCACCATTATCATCGCCATTTCCTAATTCATCAGGATCTGGGACTTTTATAGTGATAGTAGCTGATTTACTTGTTTGATCACCTAATATAGCTTTCACTTCAATTTGGTAGGTTCCACCAGGCTGTGGATTGGCTATTGATAATGTTGTATCCTTCGTATTTCCATAGGATTGTTTACCTTCATTATTAAGTGAACCAGATATTTCAAAAGAAACCCCTTCAGATATTTTTGGATGATTCCAATTGACAATTATTTGATTGGTTGCTTGATCATAGGTTCCGTTTAAATTTGTAGGAGCTTCTAATTGCTCATATCTATGTGAAACTTGACTTGGTTCATTATGACCTCGAACAAATAATTCATATGAAATACTTCCAGAAGGAGTATATTCACTTGCTTTTTGTGGTGGATTTGTTCCTTTTTCAATCGGAATCTTCACAACACTTTTTGGCATTTTGAAATCAGGTGTGTTTTTCCCTTCAGATACATGTTCTATTAGGTTTTTAAAGATGAGCTGTGAGATTTTTTGTTCATTTGGTGTTAAATAATATTTAAAGTTCCCATTCTCATCTTTGGAACTATCATATCCTGTCCAGATAGCTGCAGTGTAATTAGTTGTGTAACCTGCAAACCATGAGTCAGGGCTGGCACCAGCAGGTATATTATATTTTGCAACATCATCGTCACTAAAATTAGTGGTACCTGTCTTTCCTGCAACTTCTAGCCCAGGGATGATTGCTGAGCGACCAGTTGCACCTGGTTTTGAAGATAAAACATCTTTAAGCATATCTGTAATCATATACGCAGTATAATCCTTCATTGCAACTTTTGGTTCAGGATTTGTTTTAACAATGGTTTCCCCATCTTGTAAGACAATTTTTCTTACGGTATGTGGTTTATTATAAATACCATTATTACCGAATGCTGCATAGGCTCCTGCCATTTTTAGTGGGGATAATTCAAGTCCACCACCAATTGCGGATGAGGGTACTAGTTCTGAATCTTTTAATCCTAAACCTAAGTTATTGGCAAATTCTTTTGCTTTGTTTGGACCTACTTCTGCCCAAGCTTTAGCTGCTGGAACATTTCGGGAACGGTATAAAGCTTCCCTCATTGACATTGGTCCTAAGAAACGGTTGTCAAAGTTGTTTAATTTAACTGATGTTCCTTCATAATTATATGGTTCATCTACGATTTGATGATAGGTGGACCATTGTTTTTCCTCGATTACTGGGCCGTAATCTAATATCGGTTTGATTGTAGAACCCGGTGAACGCTTGATATCCACTGCTCGATTTAATCCACGTTGAACTTTTGGATTTCTTGCTCCACCTACAGCACGAATTTCTCCAGTTTTCGTATCCAATAATGTTATACCCGCTTGGAACATATCATCCGGATATTGCACAATATCATTTGAATTTAAAATTTGCTCTGTATATTCTTGGGCATCTGTATCTAATGTAGTATAGATTTTTAAGCCATCAGAAAATGGATTATAACCCATCGCTTCAACTTCATCAATGACCATGTCCATGAACGCATCATATTTATTTTGAGCAACATTGTTGACATTGGTCTGTTTTTTAAGTCCTTTTGTAACAGGCACCTTTTTCGCTGCTTCCATTTCCTCTTTAGAAATTTTCTTATGTTGGTACATTAACCCTAAAACAACATTTTTTCGTTTTTCAGCCAAATCTGGATGTTCAAATGGATTATAGTTATTTGGACTCTGCTGTAGTCCCGCAATTAGTGCAATCTGCGGTAGGGTTAATTTATCTAATGTCTTTCCATAATAATATTTAGAAGCAGTTTGGATTCCATGAATTCCAGCTGACATATAAATTTTGTTCACATACATCTCGAAGATTTCTTCTTTTGTGTATTGGCGTTCAAGCTGTAATGAAAGCCATGCTTCTTGTGCTTTACGTTCTAGTGTCTTTTTATTAGTCAAAAAGGACATTTTCACTACTTGCTGGGTGATCGTGCTCGCTCCTTCAGAACCGAATCCACGAGTAACATTGGCAATAACAGCACCACCAAGTCGAATTGGATCAATCCCATGATGCTTAAAGAAACGAGAATCCTCAGTAGCGATGATTGCATCCTTTACTTTATCAGGAATTTTATCATAGGCAATATAGTCTCGTTTTTTTGCGCCGATCGTTCCAGCTGATTTACCGTCCATCGCTAACACCTCAGAAGCGATAGGATCTTTTAATTGGGTTTTATTTAAATGTGGTGCTTTACTTGCATAATAAGCGAATGTTCCAACACCTGCCAAGAAAACAACAACACAAATTAGAAATAAACTTAATATGATTTTCTTAAATATAGAACGTTTTTTCTTCTTACCTTTTCCTTTTTTATTTTTAACAGCTTCCTGCTGTTTTCTTCGTTCCTCACGTGTTTGGTATTTTTCAGCCATAAACAAATTTTCCTCTCTTTCCTTTAGGCTGTTTTTAAACATTGATTATTGCTTAAATGATAGTTTTTACTATTATGTTTAAATAAGCAACAAAAATTTTAAAAAAAGCCGATCTAAACCAAATATTGATTTAGAAGTGTAAAACTTAGATTGTAAAAATCTTTTTTACCGTTTGAATATAATCAATTCGAGGGTGAAGGCCTAATGAGATAGGATGTCCAACTTCTTCAATTTCCTCTTTTTTTATAGATTTTCGCCCACCATTTAGCATTCGATCCCAAAAGATGAATAAATCTGAACTCGGTAATAAAAAGACTTCTTCAGTTTTTGCAAAACGAAGTATAACAAAGGATATTCCATTATGTGCAACTACTTTTTTCATGTGTTCGATTTGATGTTCATGAAAGTTCTGTAATGGAAAAGATGTTGTATTATTCGTTTCCTTTGCTTCAAAATCAATATATCTACCTTGATAGACTCCATTATAATCGGTTGTTGATGGTTGTTTAAAATACGCCTCTTTAATAACTGCAGTACTTCTTGACTTATAATCAACATGGACGATCTGTACCGGAGTAGGTTTTTTATGAATAACAGCAATCTCATTTAGTAAATAATATTGATTCGTTACATTTAAATCGTCTTCCAACGTCATCCCTCTATTACTGTATGAAATACTCTTCGAAGCGATAGATTTATTTATGCCCGTTTTGTTCATCGTATATTGTTTTCCATTAGGGTATCGAAGATCCATTCATCCTCACCTCACAAACTAAATTATATCATAGCAGAAAACTAGACAGATTGGGTGAATAAAAAGTTTGATTTCTTGCCAATATAACGTTAGATTGCGTAAAATGGTTGTTTTTCAAGGGAAAATAGTGATTTTTTGCTGCTTCTTATTAGTATTCGACGAATTGCAATCACCATTTGTTTCATTTATTTAAAATTTAGATGTAATTTTATTACAAAATAATAAAAAGGTTGATCCAATTTCGTCATTTGGATCAACCTTTTCCTATTTCGTAATAGCTACATAAATGTATGAATCACTAGAATTTCTATAATTAAGTTGAGGGACGATTTGGCCCAGATAATTTAGGATTTCCGTTACCAGCTTTCGTTTTAGAACGTTCTTCTTTTTTACGTTGATTTTTAAGTTCTTTATTCATTATTTTCCACCTCCTAGAACCTATTTTGCACCAAAGACTGTTCTCCATTCATTGATAAAGAAGTTTATTCTTTTGTCGAATAGATTAAAATGCATTGTTCGTTTAACACTTTCTTTGACGAATCAGTTCTAGTTTTGTCATGCATGGAGGTGATTAGAAGATTAGGAAGAATATATAGCGTTAAAAGAATCTTAGGAGGCGTTGATATGTTATTAAAGGAAG contains:
- the recU gene encoding Holliday junction resolvase RecU, with translation MDLRYPNGKQYTMNKTGINKSIASKSISYSNRGMTLEDDLNVTNQYYLLNEIAVIHKKPTPVQIVHVDYKSRSTAVIKEAYFKQPSTTDYNGVYQGRYIDFEAKETNNTTSFPLQNFHEHQIEHMKKVVAHNGISFVILRFAKTEEVFLLPSSDLFIFWDRMLNGGRKSIKKEEIEEVGHPISLGLHPRIDYIQTVKKIFTI
- a CDS encoding PBP1A family penicillin-binding protein; amino-acid sequence: MAEKYQTREERRKQQEAVKNKKGKGKKKKRSIFKKIILSLFLICVVVFLAGVGTFAYYASKAPHLNKTQLKDPIASEVLAMDGKSAGTIGAKKRDYIAYDKIPDKVKDAIIATEDSRFFKHHGIDPIRLGGAVIANVTRGFGSEGASTITQQVVKMSFLTNKKTLERKAQEAWLSLQLERQYTKEEIFEMYVNKIYMSAGIHGIQTASKYYYGKTLDKLTLPQIALIAGLQQSPNNYNPFEHPDLAEKRKNVVLGLMYQHKKISKEEMEAAKKVPVTKGLKKQTNVNNVAQNKYDAFMDMVIDEVEAMGYNPFSDGLKIYTTLDTDAQEYTEQILNSNDIVQYPDDMFQAGITLLDTKTGEIRAVGGARNPKVQRGLNRAVDIKRSPGSTIKPILDYGPVIEEKQWSTYHQIVDEPYNYEGTSVKLNNFDNRFLGPMSMREALYRSRNVPAAKAWAEVGPNKAKEFANNLGLGLKDSELVPSSAIGGGLELSPLKMAGAYAAFGNNGIYNKPHTVRKIVLQDGETIVKTNPEPKVAMKDYTAYMITDMLKDVLSSKPGATGRSAIIPGLEVAGKTGTTNFSDDDVAKYNIPAGASPDSWFAGYTTNYTAAIWTGYDSSKDENGNFKYYLTPNEQKISQLIFKNLIEHVSEGKNTPDFKMPKSVVKIPIEKGTNPPQKASEYTPSGSISYELFVRGHNEPSQVSHRYEQLEAPTNLNGTYDQATNQIIVNWNHPKISEGVSFEISGSLNNEGKQSYGNTKDTTLSIANPQPGGTYQIEVKAILGDQTSKSATITIKVPDPDELGNGDDNGDNGDQDQDNGEHNGSDNGNGPGNGNDNGSGNENGPGNGNGNGPGDGNGPGNGNGPGNGNGSGNDNGGGNQENPDPGSGTETP